One Watersipora subatra chromosome 4, tzWatSuba1.1, whole genome shotgun sequence genomic window carries:
- the LOC137393871 gene encoding protein FAM200C-like, with protein sequence MDTSKPFFEAKERELKRAKLDSSGSFYIQAQAITEASYALSYRIARDKKPHTIGETLVEPFLLECTKIMLGDTAAQKIADLSLSDSTVKSRIDDMSADIKRQVIEKIKSSPMFAIQLDESADVASISQLMVFAHYIHRETIEEKFLFCSSLTETTTAADVMNLVSDFFSKEHLDWGN encoded by the coding sequence atgGATACATCAAAGCCGTTTTTTGAAGCTAAGGAGAGAGAACTCAAGCGGGCAAAACTGGATTCCTCTGGCAGCTTTTATATCCAGGCACAGGCCATTACCGAGGCATCCTATGCTCTGTCTTACCGTATCGCCAGAGATAAGAAGCCACACACCATTGGTGAAACATTAGTTGAACCTTTTCTGCTGGAGTGTACTAAGATTATGCTCGGAGACACAGCCGCTCAAAAGATAGCTGATTTATCCCTCTCAGACAGCACAGTGAAATCGAGGATCGATGATATGTCTGCGGACATAAAGAGGCAAGTAATTGAAAAGATCAAGTCATCTCCCATGTTCGCcattcaacttgatgagtcCGCTGATGTTGCTAGCATTTCACAGCTGATGGTGTTTGCACACTATATACACAGAGAGACAATTGAGGAAAAATTTCTGTTCTGCAGTTCTCTAACAGAGACCACCACAGCTGCTGATGTTATGAACCTGGTTTCCGACTTCTTCAGCAAAGAACATCTGGACTGGGGAAACTAA
- the LOC137395142 gene encoding uncharacterized protein, producing MKRVVVIGAGAAGLAALRSLVSNSNKLHCVAYERSDRVGGTWILDDPYKPTSMYNQLRTNLPKEVMAFPGFPFSDKIYESFVGHKDVLDYLESFAQHYQLHKYIKFRHTVLEVDPVLGADGVTQWNVTEEDCETGVQSTEKYDSVIVCNGHYTEPLVPDIKGRTSFTGEIMHSHYYRSPFKYKGKVVLVLGAGPSGVDITTDLLPHVSKVYLSHNKMGSKFTSTHRLVLEVAGIDSISRDDICLKDGRVVQADIIILATGYRYSFPFLSAKCRPVIEDEHVSHIYQLLRDINHPSLYYIGLNKNIVPFPQFACQADYIVGCITGQIAQETQENMERSYQERRDRTVKECGQLKSFHHMKTEQWTYNNQLAIASGMQTLPTSMEKLYVRVSQHRRSDLCGYKNAVYRLSEDQEIITLDTATKQQS from the exons ATGAAGAGAGTGGTAGTAATTGGAGCCGGTGCCGCTGGTCTGGCAGCACTTCGTTCACTAGTCTCAAATAGCAACAAGTTACATTGCGTAGCTTATGAAAGAAGTGACAGAGTTGGTGGCACTTGGATTCTAGATGACCCCTACAAGCCTACCAGCATGTACAATCAGTTGAG AACTAATTTACCAAAGGAAGTGATGGCTTTCCCAGGATTTCCATTCTCAGATAAGATCTATGAATCATTTGTCGGCCATAAAGATGTGCTGGATTACCTGGAGAGCTTTGCTCAGCACTACCAGCTTCACAAGTACATCAAG TTCAGACACACTGTTTTGGAAGTCGATCCAGTCCTGGGAGCAGACGGCGTAACTCAATGGAATGTAACGGAGGAGGACTGTGAGACCGGTGTTCAGAGCACCGAAAAATATGACTCAGTCATCGTTTGCAATGG GCATTACACAGAGCCCTTAGTGCCCGACATCAAGGGAAGGACTTCATTTACCGGAGAGATCATGCACTCACACTACTATCGCTCCCCTTTCAAGTATAAGGGTAAGGTAGTCTTGGTGCTTGGAGCAGGCCCATCGGGCGTGGACATAACTACAGATTTGCTTCCTCATGTCTCAAAG GTCTACCTCAGCCATAATAAGATGGGCAGTAAGTTCACATCAACACACCGACTAGTGCTGGAGGTAGCTGGTATTGATAGCATCTCAAGAGATGACATTTGTTTGAAAGATGGGAGAGTTGTGCAAGCTGATATAATAATCTTGGCCACAGGCTATAG GTACTCTTTTCCATTTCTGTCAGCAAAATGCAGACCAGTTATTGAAGACGAACATGTATCCCATATATATCAACTGCTGAGAGATATTAACCATCCTAGTCTTTACTACATCGGTCTCAACAAGAACATTGTTCCCTTCCCTCAATTTGCCTGTCAAGCAGATTACATTGTTGGTTGTATTACCGGGCAGATCGCGCAAGAAACCCAAGAA AATATGGAGAGGAGTTACCAAGAGCGACGAGACAGGACTGTAAAGGAATGTGGTCAGCTCAAGTCATTTCACCACATGAAGACAGAACAATGGACATATAATAATCAGCTAGCAATCGCTAGTGGAATGCAAACATTACCTACTAGCATGGAAAAGCTGTACGTGCGTGTTTCACAGCATAGGAGAAGTGATCTATGCGGATACAAGAATGCTGTATATCGGTTAAGTGAAGACCAAGAAATCATAACATTAGATACAGCAACAAAGCAGCAAAGCTAA